In a genomic window of Williamwhitmania taraxaci:
- a CDS encoding TapB family protein has product MMKTKSIILGLFIIAAPFVTKAQTCDAFFPYKKGMVIEQQSFSPKNKITSSVKQTVKEITNTSQGLKVDLASEYFDEKGKLAGSSNMVITCKNGTISVDMRNYLDAKSKESFSGANVTIEGKPLELPFNMAPGMDLPEGSLIMKMAMGDSPIAMNLNMRIFDRKVEGIESVTTPSGTYSCYKLSQKIEMKMMFTVSAKSIEFYSKEFGLVRSESYDSKGKLTGYTVLSKIN; this is encoded by the coding sequence ATGATGAAAACGAAATCCATCATCTTGGGCCTATTTATAATAGCTGCCCCGTTTGTAACCAAGGCGCAAACTTGCGACGCTTTCTTCCCATATAAAAAAGGGATGGTAATTGAACAACAATCATTCAGCCCTAAAAACAAAATAACGAGCAGTGTAAAGCAAACCGTCAAGGAGATTACAAACACCTCTCAGGGACTTAAGGTAGACCTTGCCAGCGAATACTTCGATGAAAAAGGGAAGTTGGCCGGTTCCTCCAACATGGTAATTACCTGCAAAAACGGAACCATTTCGGTGGACATGCGCAACTATTTGGATGCAAAATCAAAAGAATCGTTCAGCGGGGCAAACGTTACCATTGAAGGAAAACCGCTAGAATTACCATTTAACATGGCACCCGGGATGGATCTTCCTGAAGGATCTTTAATAATGAAGATGGCCATGGGCGACTCTCCCATTGCCATGAACCTTAACATGCGCATTTTCGACCGAAAGGTGGAAGGCATTGAATCGGTAACTACACCATCGGGCACCTACTCCTGCTATAAACTGAGCCAGAAAATTGAAATGAAGATGATGTTTACAGTCTCGGCAAAAAGCATCGAGTTCTACTCCAAAGAGTTTGGCCTTGTTCGCTCCGAATCGTATGACAGTAAAGGAAAATTAACTGGTTATACCGTTCTCAGCAAAATCAATTAA
- the thrS gene encoding threonine--tRNA ligase produces MVKITFPDNNVREYPVGVTGMEIAKSLSDRLAREVLSITVNGQVTDLTRPITEDASIVLHKWEDDQGKMAFWHSSAHLMAEALEILYPGVKLGIGPSIENGFYYDIDLGEQSFAETDLVKVEEKMLELAREKQEYIRKDVTKAEALRNFTEKGDPYKVELITDLEDGTITLYTQGQFTDLCRGPHLPDTSYIKSIKLLSIAGAYWRGNEKNKMLTRIYGITFPQKKQLDEYLLLLEEAKKRDHRKLGKELELFTFSQKVGQGLPLWLPKGAMLRERLENFLKKIQRKYGYEQVITPHIGNKMLYVTSGHYAKYGQDSFQPIHTPEEGEEFLLKPMNCPHHCEIYKFKPRSYKDLPIRFAEFGTVYRYEQSGELHGLTRVRGFTQDDAHLFVRPDQLKDEFKKVIDIVLYIFKTLKFEDFTAQISLRDPNNAEKYIGTDENWEKAERAIIEATEELGMNTTTKVGEAAFYGPKLDFMVKDAIGRRWQLGTIQVDYNLPERFELEYITSDDKRLRPIMIHRAPFGSMERFIAVLLEHTAGKFPLWLTPDQVVILPISEKYNEYAKKVSLFLNNYDIRTLIDDRNEKIGKKIRDNELKKIPFMLIVGEKEEAEEKVSVRRQGEGDQGTLGLEEFAQFLTEEVKKETEEV; encoded by the coding sequence ATGGTAAAGATTACATTTCCCGACAATAATGTTAGGGAGTATCCGGTAGGAGTAACCGGGATGGAAATTGCCAAGAGTCTTAGCGACCGCTTGGCAAGGGAAGTATTGTCGATAACTGTAAACGGTCAGGTCACCGACCTCACCCGCCCTATTACCGAGGACGCAAGCATCGTGCTGCACAAATGGGAAGATGATCAAGGGAAGATGGCCTTTTGGCACTCCTCAGCTCACCTTATGGCTGAAGCGCTCGAAATACTCTACCCCGGAGTAAAGTTAGGCATTGGGCCAAGCATCGAAAACGGTTTCTACTACGATATTGACCTTGGAGAGCAAAGTTTTGCAGAAACCGACTTGGTGAAGGTGGAAGAGAAGATGCTGGAACTTGCCCGCGAAAAACAGGAATACATTCGTAAGGATGTAACCAAGGCCGAAGCTCTAAGAAACTTTACGGAAAAAGGCGATCCCTACAAGGTAGAACTCATTACCGATCTCGAAGACGGAACCATTACCTTATATACACAGGGTCAATTCACCGATCTATGTCGTGGACCTCACCTTCCCGACACCAGCTACATTAAGTCCATCAAATTGCTGAGCATCGCAGGGGCTTACTGGAGAGGCAACGAGAAGAACAAGATGCTTACGCGTATCTATGGTATCACGTTCCCCCAAAAGAAGCAGTTGGACGAATATCTGCTGCTGCTCGAGGAGGCCAAGAAGCGCGATCACCGTAAATTGGGTAAGGAACTCGAGTTGTTCACCTTCTCTCAGAAAGTTGGACAAGGCTTACCGTTATGGCTACCCAAGGGAGCCATGCTCCGTGAACGCCTAGAGAACTTCCTCAAGAAAATTCAGCGTAAGTATGGATACGAGCAGGTTATTACCCCGCACATTGGGAATAAAATGCTGTATGTTACTTCGGGTCACTACGCAAAGTATGGTCAGGATTCATTCCAACCAATACATACACCGGAAGAAGGCGAAGAATTTTTGCTAAAACCCATGAACTGCCCTCACCACTGTGAGATATACAAATTTAAGCCACGCTCCTACAAAGATCTTCCAATTCGCTTTGCCGAGTTTGGTACGGTATATCGCTACGAGCAGAGCGGCGAACTTCATGGCTTGACAAGAGTTCGCGGATTTACCCAAGACGACGCCCACCTTTTTGTCCGTCCCGATCAATTAAAAGATGAGTTCAAAAAAGTCATCGATATTGTTCTTTACATTTTTAAAACTTTAAAGTTCGAGGACTTTACTGCCCAGATATCGCTACGTGATCCCAATAATGCAGAAAAGTATATTGGAACGGATGAGAACTGGGAAAAAGCCGAAAGAGCTATCATTGAGGCCACCGAGGAGTTAGGTATGAACACCACTACCAAGGTTGGAGAGGCAGCCTTCTATGGTCCCAAGCTCGACTTCATGGTAAAGGATGCTATCGGACGCCGTTGGCAGTTGGGTACCATTCAGGTGGACTATAACCTACCGGAGCGTTTCGAACTGGAATATATCACCAGCGACGACAAACGTTTACGCCCAATTATGATTCACCGTGCTCCGTTTGGTTCGATGGAACGCTTTATTGCTGTATTACTAGAGCATACGGCAGGAAAATTCCCGCTCTGGCTTACACCCGATCAAGTAGTTATTTTGCCAATCAGCGAAAAGTACAACGAATACGCTAAAAAAGTTTCATTATTCCTAAATAATTACGATATTCGCACCCTGATTGATGACCGAAATGAGAAGATCGGTAAAAAGATCAGAGACAACGAATTAAAGAAAATTCCCTTCATGCTAATTGTTGGTGAAAAGGAAGAAGCTGAAGAAAAAGTTTCCGTCCGTCGCCAAGGAGAAGGGGATCAAGGAACACTTGGACTCGAAGAATTTGCACAATTTTTAACCGAAGAGGTTAAGAAAGAGACAGAAGAAGTTTAA
- the infC gene encoding translation initiation factor IF-3, producing the protein MPPRPGQQKDQEHALNEGIRAPMVRVVGENIEVPGVLPIKDAIKMAQDLELDLVEISPNADPPVCRIVDYQKFLYQQKKKQKEIKAKATKIVVKEIRFGPNTDEHDYNFKLKHAENFLKEGAKVKAFVFFKGRSILFKEQGEILLLRFAQDLEDLGKVEQLPRLEGKRMIMFITPKAVVKKK; encoded by the coding sequence ATGCCTCCAAGGCCAGGACAGCAAAAAGATCAAGAACATGCGCTAAACGAGGGCATTCGTGCCCCAATGGTTCGAGTTGTTGGAGAAAATATAGAAGTTCCTGGGGTATTGCCCATTAAGGACGCAATCAAAATGGCTCAAGATCTTGAGTTGGATTTGGTTGAAATCTCTCCAAATGCGGACCCTCCTGTTTGTAGAATTGTTGACTATCAGAAATTTCTGTATCAACAAAAGAAAAAACAGAAGGAGATCAAGGCAAAGGCAACCAAAATCGTGGTTAAGGAAATTAGGTTTGGTCCTAATACCGACGAGCACGATTACAACTTTAAGTTGAAGCATGCAGAAAACTTCCTAAAGGAAGGTGCGAAAGTTAAGGCCTTCGTATTCTTCAAGGGTCGTTCCATTCTCTTCAAAGAGCAGGGTGAGATTCTTCTCCTCCGCTTTGCACAAGACTTGGAAGACCTAGGAAAGGTAGAGCAACTCCCCCGCTTGGAAGGTAAGCGTATGATTATGTTTATCACACCTAAAGCGGTTGTGAAAAAGAAGTAA
- the rpmI gene encoding 50S ribosomal protein L35 produces MPKMKSNSGAKKRFTLTGTGKIKRKHAFKSHILTKKATKRKRNLTHTALVSDVDTRRVRALLVK; encoded by the coding sequence ATGCCAAAAATGAAGTCAAACTCCGGAGCCAAGAAAAGATTTACCTTGACCGGAACGGGAAAAATCAAGAGAAAACACGCATTTAAGAGCCACATCCTTACCAAAAAGGCAACCAAGAGAAAGAGAAATCTTACTCACACTGCCCTTGTAAGCGATGTAGATACTCGTAGAGTAAGAGCCCTTCTTGTTAAGTAG
- the rplT gene encoding 50S ribosomal protein L20, which produces MPRSVNAVASRARRKKILKQTKGNFGARGNVITVAKNTLEKGLGYAYRDRKKKKGIYRGIWIQRINAAVRMHGMTYSEFMGKVTQKGIAINRKVLADLALNHPEAFNAIVAQVK; this is translated from the coding sequence ATGCCAAGGTCAGTAAACGCGGTTGCGTCGAGAGCTCGCAGAAAAAAAATCCTCAAACAAACCAAAGGTAACTTTGGCGCTAGAGGTAATGTAATTACGGTTGCCAAAAATACCTTAGAAAAAGGTTTAGGCTACGCTTACAGGGATCGTAAGAAGAAAAAAGGTATCTATCGCGGAATTTGGATTCAGAGAATCAACGCTGCGGTTAGAATGCACGGCATGACTTACTCCGAATTCATGGGTAAGGTTACTCAAAAGGGTATCGCTATCAACCGTAAGGTTCTTGCTGATCTCGCATTGAATCACCCAGAGGCATTCAATGCCATTGTTGCTCAAGTAAAGTAG
- the dapB gene encoding 4-hydroxy-tetrahydrodipicolinate reductase: protein MKIALIGYGKMGREIEAIAMERNHQVVLTIDKENFRDLTTEKLSQADVAIEFTSPHTAFTNVSACFKAGVPVVSGSTGWMEQLSEAEDLCKKMNAGFFYASNYSVGVNIYLRVNKLLASIMAKTPGYSLEIEETHHIQKLDAPSGTAITLADVIAAELPEKIGWTMNPAEKDDHVFIKSVREGNVPGVHSVSYSSNVDEITFTHAAKNRKGLALGAILAAEFMVGRKGIYGMNDLLNL, encoded by the coding sequence ATGAAGATAGCCCTGATCGGTTACGGGAAAATGGGACGCGAGATTGAAGCCATTGCAATGGAGCGTAACCACCAGGTTGTTTTGACCATCGACAAGGAAAACTTTCGCGACCTTACAACAGAAAAACTCTCACAAGCAGATGTTGCTATTGAGTTTACCTCACCGCATACCGCATTCACCAATGTTTCGGCTTGCTTTAAAGCAGGTGTGCCCGTGGTTTCCGGTTCTACTGGATGGATGGAACAACTTTCGGAAGCAGAGGACCTCTGCAAAAAAATGAACGCCGGTTTTTTCTACGCATCAAATTATAGCGTTGGCGTGAATATCTACCTTAGGGTAAACAAGTTGCTTGCCTCCATTATGGCAAAAACTCCCGGTTATAGCCTCGAAATTGAGGAGACACACCACATCCAAAAACTAGATGCTCCATCGGGAACGGCCATCACACTTGCCGATGTAATTGCGGCGGAATTACCCGAAAAGATTGGGTGGACCATGAATCCCGCTGAAAAAGACGACCACGTATTTATTAAATCTGTTCGCGAAGGAAATGTTCCCGGAGTTCACTCGGTTAGTTACAGTTCCAACGTGGATGAGATCACCTTTACCCACGCGGCAAAAAACCGAAAAGGGCTCGCCCTTGGAGCTATTTTGGCTGCTGAATTTATGGTGGGTAGAAAAGGAATTTACGGAATGAATGATCTACTGAACCTTTAG
- the lepB gene encoding signal peptidase I, with translation MQSFFAFLKNKYFKFGLTAVFYLLWVIWVGNYFLLLGLGIIFDQYITKKVNWTFWKKRNVKKGERSATAEWVDALIFAAIAATFIRMFFIEAYTIPTSSMEKSLLVGDFLFVSKVAYGPKMPNTPIAFPFVHHTMPFATETRSFVEWIQWPYKRLAGLGEVKRNDVVVFNFPAGDTVLLDNPTADYYQECRYIGREAIWDRFGTRIIHRPMDKCENYIKRCVAVSGDSLQVKQGQVFINGKPQEGIPGIQFLYTVKTQGSKINDIRLDELEIPQESRGFDPSRSEHTMFLSAETAQELRKLPIVISVERYKEQGNSIVFPFSKNYPWTKDNYGPLWIPKKGVTIDLNLKNLPIYERIIGHYEANKLEVKDSSIFINGTLATSYTFKMDYFFMMGDNRDNSADSRFWGFVPEDHVVGKGSFIWLSLNKDKSFPSNIRWSRMFSVIR, from the coding sequence ATGCAAAGTTTTTTCGCCTTTCTGAAAAACAAATATTTTAAGTTCGGCCTCACCGCAGTGTTTTACCTCTTATGGGTAATTTGGGTTGGAAACTACTTCCTTTTACTAGGGTTGGGAATAATTTTCGACCAGTATATTACCAAGAAGGTGAATTGGACCTTTTGGAAAAAAAGAAATGTTAAAAAAGGAGAACGGAGTGCAACCGCCGAATGGGTAGATGCACTGATTTTCGCTGCAATTGCGGCTACCTTTATCCGGATGTTCTTTATTGAAGCCTACACCATTCCAACATCGTCCATGGAGAAATCACTCCTTGTAGGCGATTTCCTCTTTGTGAGCAAGGTGGCTTATGGTCCAAAAATGCCCAATACCCCTATCGCGTTCCCTTTTGTGCATCACACCATGCCATTTGCTACCGAAACTCGGTCGTTTGTGGAGTGGATTCAATGGCCTTACAAACGGTTAGCTGGTTTGGGTGAGGTAAAGCGCAACGATGTGGTGGTTTTTAACTTCCCCGCAGGAGACACCGTGCTTCTCGATAACCCAACTGCCGACTATTACCAAGAATGTCGATACATTGGAAGAGAAGCCATATGGGATCGCTTTGGTACCCGCATAATTCACCGACCGATGGATAAATGCGAAAATTATATCAAGCGCTGCGTTGCCGTTTCGGGAGATTCATTGCAGGTAAAACAAGGTCAAGTTTTTATAAATGGAAAACCGCAGGAAGGTATCCCTGGCATACAGTTCTTGTATACAGTAAAAACGCAAGGATCAAAGATCAACGATATACGTCTCGACGAACTAGAAATACCTCAAGAATCACGCGGGTTTGATCCAAGTAGATCCGAACATACCATGTTCCTCTCAGCAGAAACTGCTCAAGAGTTAAGAAAACTCCCTATTGTGATTAGCGTTGAGAGATACAAAGAGCAAGGCAACAGCATTGTGTTCCCATTCAGCAAAAACTACCCATGGACCAAGGACAACTATGGTCCACTATGGATTCCTAAAAAGGGAGTAACCATAGACTTAAACCTCAAGAACCTGCCCATTTATGAGCGCATTATTGGCCACTATGAGGCAAATAAGCTGGAAGTAAAAGATTCCTCCATATTTATCAATGGTACGTTGGCAACCAGTTACACCTTCAAAATGGATTACTTCTTTATGATGGGCGATAATCGCGATAACTCTGCCGACAGCCGCTTCTGGGGATTTGTTCCCGAAGACCATGTCGTAGGAAAGGGATCGTTTATTTGGCTTTCGCTCAACAAAGACAAGTCGTTCCCAAGCAATATCCGATGGAGTAGAATGTTCTCGGTAATTCGATAA
- a CDS encoding transglycosylase domain-containing protein, with protein MLKDKVVALSIRAWVILTKFYHKIKAQFVKAKAYPTYKKVLFYISAFLVFLFTLLLLININFLWLFGSSPWIGDLMNPKMNISSELYSEDGKLLGKYFVENRTPVTYEEINPFLIKTLIATEDIRFYHHIGVDFKGTFAAISSTLQGDRRGGSTITQQLVKNLFKTRADYSKGLLGYIPGVNVFIYKIKEWSTALQIELFYNKQEILTLYFNTVSFGSNTHGIKTAATTFFKKSPAALSMQECALLIGMLKAPSSYSPIRHPKRALERRNVVFDQLEKYKYITTMQHDSLVKLPITLNFNTDENNDGNASYVRNAVNNFLRDWLKENDIDLYSDGLIIHTTINSSMQKYAEEAMAKQMKMLQRRFYDHWQGKNPWADEKGVDIPNFIEDAAKQTSRYKTLAKHFDNNPDSIDRHMNLPSRMRVFTWNGEKDTTFSPMDSIRYYKKILHAGLVSMEPNEGYIRAWVGDINYEYFKFDHVKQSRRQPGSLFKAYVYAAAMNAGYGPCDQMTDQPVTINYVENGVDKSWSPNNADCAFSGKTMTLKYAFAKSINSIAVQLTQKVSPKTVIEYAHKMGITTPLVEVPSVGLGSSDVSLYEIVNSYCTMTNGGFKVEPILVTKIENNKGEVIFEAKPKKTQVLTPVTAFYMLELLKAGLTEYGATTQALFGYNLFRGNTMDFGGKTGTSSNQSDGWFIGVSPNLVTGTWVGAEARAIHFKTTATGEGCKTALPIYGYYMEKVVKDDKFPQYRGRFPKVKLDIPKDYSCHTRYVPKDTTAVLSDSTLVDSLTVQ; from the coding sequence ATGCTAAAGGACAAAGTGGTTGCTCTTTCAATTCGCGCTTGGGTAATCCTCACGAAATTCTACCATAAAATTAAGGCACAATTTGTAAAGGCAAAAGCCTATCCTACCTACAAAAAGGTGTTATTCTATATCTCGGCGTTTCTTGTATTTCTGTTTACGCTCCTACTGCTCATCAACATCAACTTCCTTTGGCTTTTTGGGAGTTCGCCTTGGATTGGCGACTTGATGAATCCAAAAATGAACATATCCTCGGAACTTTACTCCGAAGACGGAAAATTACTGGGGAAATACTTTGTCGAGAACCGCACCCCCGTAACCTATGAGGAGATAAATCCCTTCCTAATCAAGACGCTTATTGCCACCGAAGATATTCGGTTCTACCACCACATTGGTGTCGACTTCAAGGGAACGTTTGCCGCCATCTCCTCCACCCTTCAGGGGGACAGGCGCGGTGGAAGCACCATTACTCAGCAGCTGGTAAAAAATCTATTTAAAACCCGCGCCGATTACTCCAAAGGCTTGTTGGGTTACATCCCAGGGGTAAATGTATTTATCTACAAAATAAAGGAGTGGTCAACCGCTCTGCAGATTGAACTCTTCTACAACAAACAGGAGATTCTCACCCTCTATTTTAATACGGTGAGCTTTGGCAGCAATACCCACGGTATTAAAACAGCAGCCACCACCTTCTTTAAGAAGTCGCCCGCAGCACTGAGCATGCAGGAGTGCGCCTTACTGATAGGAATGCTTAAGGCTCCATCCAGCTATAGCCCTATTCGCCACCCCAAACGGGCTCTCGAGCGGCGCAACGTTGTATTCGATCAGCTTGAGAAGTATAAGTATATCACAACTATGCAACACGATTCGCTAGTTAAACTGCCCATTACGCTAAACTTCAATACCGACGAAAATAACGATGGCAATGCCAGCTACGTGCGTAATGCGGTAAATAACTTTCTTCGCGATTGGCTCAAGGAAAACGACATCGATCTTTATAGCGACGGATTGATAATACACACCACCATTAACTCCAGCATGCAAAAGTATGCCGAGGAGGCCATGGCTAAGCAGATGAAGATGCTGCAGCGTCGGTTTTACGACCACTGGCAAGGGAAGAATCCATGGGCTGACGAAAAGGGAGTAGATATCCCCAACTTTATCGAGGACGCAGCAAAACAAACCTCTCGCTACAAAACACTGGCAAAACATTTCGACAACAACCCCGATTCCATTGACAGGCATATGAACCTGCCGTCACGAATGAGGGTATTTACCTGGAATGGAGAAAAGGATACCACCTTTAGTCCGATGGATTCTATTCGTTACTACAAGAAGATTCTGCACGCTGGGTTGGTTTCGATGGAGCCTAACGAGGGCTATATTCGCGCTTGGGTTGGCGACATTAACTACGAATATTTTAAGTTTGACCACGTTAAACAGTCGAGACGTCAACCCGGATCACTATTCAAAGCATACGTTTATGCGGCCGCGATGAATGCCGGTTATGGTCCATGCGATCAGATGACCGACCAACCCGTTACTATCAACTATGTGGAAAATGGTGTCGACAAGAGTTGGAGTCCTAACAATGCCGACTGCGCTTTCTCGGGCAAAACCATGACGCTTAAGTATGCTTTTGCTAAATCGATAAACTCCATTGCGGTTCAGCTAACCCAAAAAGTTAGCCCGAAAACAGTAATCGAATACGCGCACAAGATGGGAATAACCACCCCTCTGGTTGAGGTTCCATCCGTTGGATTAGGCTCAAGTGATGTTTCGCTCTACGAAATTGTGAACTCCTACTGCACCATGACCAATGGTGGATTTAAGGTAGAACCTATCCTTGTCACCAAGATTGAGAATAACAAGGGCGAAGTGATCTTCGAAGCCAAACCGAAGAAGACGCAGGTTTTAACCCCAGTTACTGCATTTTACATGCTAGAACTGCTCAAAGCAGGGCTTACAGAGTACGGCGCCACTACCCAAGCCCTATTCGGCTACAACCTCTTCCGCGGAAACACTATGGATTTTGGCGGAAAGACAGGAACCTCGAGCAATCAATCAGACGGTTGGTTTATCGGCGTATCTCCAAATTTGGTAACGGGTACTTGGGTTGGAGCCGAAGCACGCGCCATTCACTTTAAAACCACTGCCACGGGAGAGGGATGCAAAACCGCTCTTCCCATTTATGGATACTACATGGAGAAGGTAGTAAAAGATGATAAATTCCCCCAGTATCGCGGACGTTTCCCTAAAGTTAAACTCGATATCCCCAAGGATTACAGCTGTCATACCCGCTATGTACCCAAGGATACCACTGCTGTATTGTCCGACTCGACGTTAGTCGACAGCCTTACAGTTCAATAA
- a CDS encoding S26 family signal peptidase: MVQSKKRPAPRKKPIAKKRPATTGKKSKGAIKEWIIALLIALVLITFIRVLLVDIVMVRDEQMQATFSSGKVIAISKISPGARFPITLFSWESPKDSVGNFTGYDFTLQLPPIRFWSNKIKSTDKGKIYAYNEPDDNPKIPIDKKKFVLGRAVAIPGDIVLLEQGQIIVNGVAVSYPLSAEYFYHLKAKGSSKAMLAKIEIEEASTGKDGIVQLYATKEQAKKIKAFESVKSIVHETVSSHHDFMHLLSKFKKGFRLPTKGDSISLEAGNFEIYAPLIIGGESIDAELRLDGLYIDGKIVSAYTFKNSYYFMLKDNVDNSIDSRSYGPVSESYLIGRVTGQ, from the coding sequence TTGGTTCAGAGCAAAAAAAGACCAGCCCCGCGGAAGAAACCGATTGCAAAAAAGCGACCTGCCACCACTGGCAAAAAATCGAAAGGGGCAATTAAGGAGTGGATTATTGCTCTCTTAATTGCGCTTGTTCTAATTACCTTCATTCGGGTATTGCTGGTTGATATTGTCATGGTTAGGGACGAACAGATGCAAGCCACCTTTTCGTCGGGAAAGGTAATTGCCATAAGTAAAATTTCGCCAGGAGCCAGGTTTCCGATAACCCTTTTCAGCTGGGAGAGTCCTAAGGATTCGGTAGGAAATTTCACCGGGTATGATTTCACACTTCAACTTCCTCCAATTCGTTTCTGGAGCAATAAAATAAAGTCAACGGACAAAGGGAAAATATACGCCTACAACGAGCCAGACGATAATCCAAAAATCCCCATTGACAAAAAGAAGTTCGTTCTTGGTCGAGCAGTAGCCATTCCCGGTGATATCGTATTGCTAGAACAAGGCCAAATCATTGTAAATGGGGTGGCGGTGAGCTATCCACTGAGCGCAGAATACTTCTACCACCTCAAGGCAAAAGGAAGTTCAAAAGCAATGCTCGCTAAAATCGAAATAGAAGAGGCTTCGACAGGAAAAGACGGTATAGTGCAGCTCTACGCCACCAAGGAACAGGCAAAAAAGATAAAGGCGTTTGAATCCGTAAAATCGATAGTGCACGAAACGGTCAGTTCGCACCACGACTTTATGCACCTGCTATCAAAATTCAAAAAAGGATTCAGGCTCCCAACTAAAGGCGATAGTATTTCGCTAGAGGCCGGAAACTTCGAGATTTACGCACCTCTAATAATTGGTGGAGAGTCCATTGATGCGGAACTAAGGTTGGATGGATTATACATCGACGGTAAGATAGTTTCCGCCTATACCTTTAAAAACAGCTACTACTTTATGCTGAAGGACAACGTTGATAACAGCATTGACTCGCGTAGCTACGGACCTGTCAGCGAGAGCTATTTGATAGGCCGAGTGACGGGGCAGTAG